In Rubrivirga marina, the following are encoded in one genomic region:
- the glgX gene encoding glycogen debranching protein GlgX has product MPIAASAPLESAAGRHLRTVPGRPFPLGATWDGMGINFALFSAHAEAVELVLFDDPDDAAPAATLPLRERTGPVWHGYVPGLRPGQLYGYRVHGPYEPENGLRFNPNKVLLDPYARAIGRPLRWDDSLFGYELGHDDGDLSFSESDSAPYAPLGAVIEDSFEWSGDRPPKVPWEDTIIYETHVKGISMRHPDVPEPLRGTYLGVASDPIVDHLKQLGVTTVQLLPVHAKLQDRHLVEKGLANYWGYNTLSFFAAEPEYAASGPVVAARDFKMMVRGLHAAGLEVIVDVVYNHTCEGNKLGPTLSWRGIDNVAYYKQNPDDPRYYMDYTGTGNTLDAGTPYVLQMIMDSLRYWATVMHVDGFRFDLASALARELFDVDMLGSFFQVIQQDPVLSQVKLIAEPWDVGPGGYQVGHFPWQWAEWNGRYRDVVRQYWRGDAGHKGEFATRISGSSDLYERSGRRPFASINFVTAHDGFTTEDLVSYEQKHNEANGEDNRDGHEPNYSTNCGVEGATDDPDVLACRERLKRSILGTLLLSQGVPMLLGGDEISKTQGGNNNAYAQDNDVNYYDWDLDEREREFLDFVRQAIAFRQAHPLFRRREFLTGEPDDEGVKDALWWHPEGREMTDDDWDGEALPLLGLLLRGDRIGEVDARGRERTDDTLFLVFNRGGEPVELALPVEEAGQPTGWVGMPPFTGEGCGSDGAPLAPDGPAHVGPQSLAVLRAVFDGV; this is encoded by the coding sequence GTCACCTCCGGACGGTCCCCGGCCGCCCCTTCCCCCTCGGCGCGACCTGGGACGGGATGGGGATCAACTTCGCCCTGTTCAGCGCGCACGCCGAGGCCGTCGAGCTCGTCCTCTTCGACGACCCCGACGACGCGGCGCCCGCGGCGACCCTCCCGCTCCGCGAGCGGACGGGGCCCGTCTGGCACGGCTACGTCCCCGGCCTCCGGCCCGGTCAGCTCTACGGCTACCGCGTCCACGGGCCGTACGAGCCCGAGAACGGCCTCCGCTTCAACCCGAACAAAGTCCTCCTCGACCCCTACGCCCGCGCTATCGGCCGCCCGCTCCGGTGGGACGACTCGCTGTTCGGCTACGAGCTCGGCCACGACGACGGCGACCTCTCGTTCTCCGAGTCCGACAGCGCGCCCTACGCCCCGCTCGGGGCCGTCATCGAGGACAGCTTCGAGTGGAGCGGCGACCGGCCGCCCAAGGTGCCGTGGGAGGACACGATCATCTACGAGACCCACGTCAAGGGCATCTCGATGCGGCACCCGGACGTCCCGGAGCCCCTCCGCGGAACGTACCTCGGCGTCGCGAGCGATCCCATCGTCGACCACCTCAAGCAGCTCGGCGTCACGACGGTCCAGCTCCTGCCCGTCCACGCCAAGCTCCAGGACCGGCACCTCGTCGAGAAGGGGCTGGCCAACTACTGGGGCTACAACACGCTGTCGTTCTTCGCCGCCGAGCCCGAGTACGCAGCGTCCGGCCCGGTCGTGGCCGCACGCGACTTCAAGATGATGGTCCGCGGGCTCCACGCGGCCGGCCTTGAGGTCATCGTCGACGTCGTCTACAACCACACGTGCGAGGGGAACAAGCTGGGGCCGACGCTCTCGTGGCGCGGGATCGACAACGTCGCGTACTACAAGCAGAACCCGGACGACCCGCGCTACTACATGGACTACACCGGCACGGGCAACACGCTCGACGCCGGGACCCCGTACGTCCTCCAGATGATCATGGACAGCCTGCGCTACTGGGCGACCGTGATGCACGTCGACGGCTTCCGGTTCGACCTCGCCTCGGCGCTCGCGCGCGAGCTGTTCGACGTCGACATGCTGGGCTCGTTCTTCCAGGTCATCCAGCAGGACCCCGTCCTGAGCCAGGTCAAGCTCATCGCCGAGCCGTGGGACGTCGGGCCGGGCGGCTACCAGGTGGGCCACTTCCCGTGGCAGTGGGCCGAGTGGAATGGCCGCTACCGCGACGTCGTCCGCCAGTACTGGCGCGGCGACGCCGGCCACAAGGGCGAGTTCGCGACGCGGATCAGCGGGTCGTCCGACCTCTACGAGCGGTCGGGCCGTCGGCCGTTCGCCTCGATCAACTTCGTCACGGCCCACGACGGGTTCACGACGGAGGACCTGGTGTCCTACGAGCAGAAGCACAACGAGGCCAACGGCGAGGACAACCGCGACGGCCACGAGCCCAACTACTCGACCAACTGCGGCGTCGAGGGGGCGACGGACGACCCGGACGTGCTCGCCTGCCGCGAGCGGCTCAAGCGGTCGATCCTCGGCACGCTCCTCCTGTCGCAGGGCGTCCCGATGCTCCTCGGCGGCGACGAGATCTCGAAGACCCAGGGCGGCAACAACAACGCCTACGCCCAGGACAACGACGTCAACTACTACGACTGGGACCTGGACGAGCGCGAGCGCGAGTTCCTCGACTTCGTGCGTCAGGCCATCGCGTTCCGCCAGGCGCACCCGCTGTTCCGCCGGCGCGAGTTTCTCACGGGCGAGCCCGACGACGAGGGCGTCAAGGACGCGCTCTGGTGGCACCCCGAGGGCCGTGAGATGACCGACGACGACTGGGACGGCGAGGCGCTCCCCCTCCTGGGCCTGCTCCTCCGCGGCGACCGGATCGGCGAGGTCGACGCGCGGGGCCGGGAGCGGACAGACGACACGCTCTTCCTCGTGTTCAACCGAGGCGGCGAGCCGGTCGAGCTGGCGCTGCCGGTCGAGGAGGCCGGCCAGCCGACGGGCTGGGTCGGCATGCCGCCGTTCACCGGCGAGGGCTGCGGGAGCGACGGCGCTCCGCTCGCACCTGACGGCCCGGCGCACGTCGGGCCGCAGTCGCTGGCCGTCCTCCGCGCCGTGTTCGACGGGGTGTAG
- the treY gene encoding malto-oligosyltrehalose synthase yields MTATYRLQLRPEFGFAEAEAVVPYLADLGVSHLYLSPITQARAGSTHGYDVVDHNRVSEALGGREAFDRLADACAARGMGLVLDWVPNHAGVGPGNTAWQDTLAFGPHAPASRLFDVDWAPLKPALRGKVLLPFLGQPYGDVLDAGEIELAYDDGRFYATYYDDRFALSPATYAGLLDAALDAHERDDVYFDLKDLAEAYRGVEPHEVEKAEALRLRLLALAQRADVAAGLADVTGEALHNLLEGQFWRLASWKTAGHEINYRRFFDINGLVALRMEEPEVFWDAHRLLGDLLMHDAVTGVRVDHVDGVFDPHGYLQALRELGAQHVWVEKILAHGETLPEGWATEGTTGYEFMNDVAHLVLRPDGLDALDRVWRRAVPDARSWDETVHASKRLVMETSLPGELARLATGLNRISEADYRTRDVTLGALQEALEEVVAAFDRYRTYLPHDAAEAREVVLGAIARAKARNPAAEPSVYDFVGRVILGEAVEDPAPELAERLRLWVGRFQQYTAPVAAKGVEDTAFYRYARLLALNEVGGEPADGALSPQAFHSHARFRALRYPHNLLATATHDHKRGEDTRMRLAALTEVPERWAETVAALDAATEPHRGATGPSRLDRYVAYQTLAALWAPPPAADAEAYRAELPDRLWDYLQKVAREAKLETSWINPSERYERDLEAFVRAIAADERVAEAVGPVAERIAALGLRHTLTQTVLKLTTPGVPDLYQGTEFLDLSLVDPDNRRPVDYGRRRDTLDALTPLLDAPNAEDVRQVVESGSAHAKPYLTARLLRLRRERPALFEGDYQALDVSGDGADAWLAFARLGPEAEGAEVAVVVVPRFARTDAPAQVALPDGAAWTDALTGAHVDAEGALGTDALPMSWAVLVRE; encoded by the coding sequence ATGACCGCGACCTACCGTCTCCAACTCCGCCCCGAGTTCGGCTTCGCCGAGGCCGAGGCCGTCGTGCCGTACCTCGCGGACCTCGGCGTGAGCCACCTCTACCTCTCGCCGATCACGCAGGCCCGCGCGGGCTCGACGCACGGCTACGACGTCGTCGACCACAACCGCGTGAGCGAGGCGCTCGGCGGGCGCGAGGCGTTCGACCGGCTGGCCGACGCGTGCGCCGCGCGCGGGATGGGGCTCGTGCTCGACTGGGTGCCCAACCACGCCGGCGTCGGGCCCGGCAACACGGCGTGGCAGGACACGCTCGCCTTCGGCCCCCACGCCCCGGCCTCCCGCCTGTTCGACGTCGACTGGGCCCCGCTCAAGCCGGCGCTCCGAGGGAAGGTCCTTCTCCCGTTCCTCGGGCAGCCGTACGGCGACGTTCTCGACGCGGGCGAGATCGAGCTGGCCTACGACGACGGCCGGTTCTACGCGACCTACTACGACGACCGGTTCGCCCTCAGCCCGGCCACCTACGCCGGCCTGCTCGACGCGGCGCTCGACGCCCACGAGCGCGACGACGTCTACTTCGACCTCAAGGACCTCGCCGAGGCCTACCGCGGGGTCGAGCCGCACGAGGTCGAGAAGGCTGAGGCCCTTCGGCTCCGGCTCCTCGCCCTCGCCCAGCGCGCCGACGTCGCCGCCGGGCTGGCGGACGTGACGGGCGAGGCGCTCCACAACCTCCTCGAAGGCCAGTTCTGGCGGCTCGCGTCGTGGAAGACGGCCGGCCACGAGATCAACTACCGCCGTTTTTTCGACATCAACGGGCTCGTGGCGCTCCGCATGGAGGAGCCCGAGGTGTTCTGGGACGCCCACCGCCTCCTCGGCGACCTCCTCATGCACGACGCCGTGACCGGCGTCCGCGTCGACCACGTCGACGGGGTGTTCGACCCGCACGGGTACCTCCAGGCGCTCCGCGAGCTCGGCGCGCAGCACGTGTGGGTCGAAAAAATCCTGGCCCACGGCGAGACGTTGCCCGAGGGCTGGGCGACGGAGGGGACGACGGGCTACGAGTTCATGAACGACGTGGCCCACCTCGTCCTCCGCCCGGACGGGCTCGACGCGCTCGACCGCGTCTGGCGGCGAGCCGTCCCCGACGCCCGGAGCTGGGACGAGACGGTGCATGCCAGCAAGAGGCTCGTGATGGAGACGTCGCTGCCGGGCGAGCTGGCCCGCCTCGCGACCGGCCTCAACCGGATCTCGGAGGCCGACTACCGCACGCGCGACGTGACGCTCGGCGCGCTCCAAGAGGCCCTCGAAGAGGTCGTCGCCGCGTTCGACCGGTACCGGACGTACCTCCCCCACGACGCCGCCGAGGCGCGGGAGGTCGTGCTCGGGGCGATTGCCCGCGCGAAGGCGCGCAACCCGGCCGCCGAGCCGTCGGTGTACGACTTCGTCGGCCGCGTCATCCTCGGGGAGGCCGTCGAGGACCCCGCGCCGGAGCTGGCCGAGCGGCTGCGTCTGTGGGTCGGGCGGTTCCAGCAGTACACGGCGCCCGTCGCGGCCAAGGGCGTCGAGGACACGGCGTTCTACCGCTACGCCCGGCTCCTCGCGCTCAACGAGGTCGGGGGCGAGCCGGCCGACGGGGCGCTCTCGCCCCAGGCGTTTCACTCGCACGCCCGTTTCCGCGCGCTCCGCTACCCGCATAACCTCCTCGCGACGGCGACCCACGACCACAAGCGTGGGGAGGACACGCGGATGCGGCTGGCGGCGCTCACGGAGGTGCCGGAGCGGTGGGCCGAGACCGTCGCCGCGCTCGACGCCGCGACGGAGCCGCACCGCGGGGCCACCGGCCCGAGCCGCCTCGACCGTTATGTGGCCTACCAGACGCTCGCCGCGCTCTGGGCCCCGCCGCCGGCCGCGGACGCCGAGGCGTACCGCGCCGAGCTGCCGGACCGGCTCTGGGACTACCTCCAGAAAGTGGCGCGCGAGGCCAAGCTCGAGACGAGCTGGATCAACCCGAGCGAGCGCTACGAGCGCGACCTCGAGGCGTTCGTCCGCGCCATCGCCGCCGACGAGCGCGTGGCCGAGGCCGTCGGCCCGGTCGCCGAGCGGATCGCGGCGCTCGGGCTCCGGCACACGCTCACGCAGACGGTCCTCAAGCTGACGACGCCAGGCGTGCCCGACCTCTACCAGGGGACCGAGTTCCTGGACCTCTCGCTCGTCGACCCCGACAACCGCCGGCCCGTCGACTACGGCCGCCGACGCGACACGCTCGACGCCCTCACGCCGCTCCTCGACGCGCCCAACGCCGAGGACGTCCGCCAGGTGGTGGAGAGCGGGAGCGCGCATGCCAAGCCGTACCTCACGGCCCGGCTCCTCCGCCTCCGCCGCGAGCGCCCGGCCCTTTTCGAGGGCGACTACCAGGCGCTCGACGTCTCCGGCGACGGCGCCGACGCGTGGCTCGCCTTCGCCCGCCTCGGGCCCGAGGCGGAGGGGGCCGAGGTCGCCGTGGTCGTCGTCCCCCGCTTCGCCAGGACCGACGCGCCGGCGCAGGTCGCCCTGCCCGACGGCGCGGCGTGGACGGACGCCCTCACCGGCGCCCACGTCGACGCCGAGGGCGCGCTCGGCACGGACGCCCTCCCGATGTCCTGGGCTGTGCTCGTGCGAGAGTAG
- the treZ gene encoding malto-oligosyltrehalose trehalohydrolase — MHPPTPLGALVEPDGVRFRVWAPDADRVDLDIVGREPVRLDPVGEDGHHEAFVPGLEAGAHYRYRLDGGDAFPDPASRFQPEGVHGPSEVVDPSFEWTDDGWAPPALRDLVIYELHVGTVTEAGTFDGVRQRLRDLKELGVNALELMPVADFPGRWNWGYDGAALYAPSRAYGRPDDLRRLVDAAHAEGLAVLLDVVYNHLGPDGAYLAAFGPAFTDKHETPWGQGMNLDDEGSRGLRGFFLDNALHWLREYHLDGFRLDAIHALLDDSETHFLQELTAQVHALDGPRRLLIAEDPRNLNTLVRPLDRGGTGLDAVWADDLHHQVRNLLAGDTEGYYADYADTTAEDIAGTLRRGWFYDGRPSKQSGEPRGTSAESVRREQCVVCIQNHDQVGNRPTGARLNHEVSPAAFRAATALLLVAPETPLLFQGQEWAATAPFPFFSDHNDELGPLVSAGRKKEFRDFPGFGGEVPDPQDPATFRRAVLDWDERHAPGHAHTLALTKALLALRPRLGDPADAAVDVLGPAALRVERNGHVLLVDLAGGTPLAVPDGAELLLTTEDRDHAPDPQPPQPAGPWLTFTRPGALVARLPS, encoded by the coding sequence GTGCATCCTCCAACCCCACTCGGCGCTCTCGTCGAGCCCGACGGCGTCCGCTTCCGCGTCTGGGCCCCCGACGCCGACCGCGTCGACCTTGACATCGTCGGCCGCGAGCCCGTCCGCCTCGACCCGGTCGGCGAGGACGGCCACCACGAGGCGTTCGTCCCCGGCCTCGAGGCCGGCGCGCACTACCGCTACCGCCTCGACGGTGGCGACGCATTCCCCGACCCCGCCTCGCGGTTCCAGCCGGAGGGCGTCCACGGGCCGAGCGAGGTCGTCGACCCGTCGTTCGAGTGGACCGACGACGGCTGGGCGCCGCCGGCGCTCCGCGACCTCGTGATCTACGAGCTCCACGTCGGCACGGTCACCGAGGCGGGCACCTTCGACGGCGTCCGCCAGCGGCTCCGCGACCTGAAGGAGCTGGGCGTGAACGCCCTCGAGCTCATGCCCGTCGCCGACTTCCCCGGCCGCTGGAACTGGGGCTACGACGGCGCCGCGCTCTACGCGCCCTCGCGCGCCTACGGCCGGCCGGACGACCTGAGGCGGCTGGTCGACGCCGCGCACGCCGAGGGGCTGGCGGTCCTCCTCGACGTCGTCTACAACCACCTCGGCCCGGACGGCGCGTACCTCGCCGCCTTCGGCCCGGCGTTCACCGACAAGCACGAGACGCCGTGGGGCCAGGGCATGAACCTGGACGACGAGGGCTCGCGTGGGCTGAGGGGCTTCTTCCTCGACAACGCCCTCCACTGGCTCCGCGAGTACCACCTCGACGGGTTCCGTCTCGACGCGATCCACGCGCTCCTCGACGACTCCGAGACGCACTTTCTCCAGGAGCTGACGGCGCAGGTCCACGCGCTCGACGGGCCGCGGCGGCTCCTCATCGCCGAGGACCCGCGCAACCTGAACACGCTCGTCCGGCCCCTCGACCGAGGCGGGACCGGCCTCGACGCCGTCTGGGCCGACGACCTCCACCACCAGGTCCGCAACCTCCTGGCCGGCGACACCGAGGGCTACTACGCCGACTACGCCGACACCACGGCCGAGGACATCGCCGGGACGCTCCGGCGCGGCTGGTTCTACGACGGCCGCCCGTCGAAGCAGTCGGGCGAGCCGCGCGGGACGAGCGCCGAGTCGGTCCGCCGCGAGCAGTGCGTCGTGTGCATCCAGAACCACGACCAGGTCGGCAACCGGCCCACCGGCGCCCGGCTGAACCACGAGGTCTCGCCGGCCGCCTTCCGCGCGGCGACGGCGCTCCTACTGGTCGCACCCGAGACGCCCCTCCTGTTCCAGGGCCAGGAGTGGGCCGCGACGGCGCCGTTCCCGTTCTTCTCGGACCACAACGACGAGTTGGGCCCGCTCGTGAGCGCAGGCCGGAAGAAGGAGTTCCGGGATTTTCCGGGCTTCGGGGGCGAGGTGCCCGACCCGCAGGACCCGGCCACGTTCCGGCGGGCCGTCCTCGACTGGGACGAGAGACACGCGCCCGGGCACGCCCACACGCTGGCGCTCACGAAGGCCCTCCTCGCCCTCCGCCCCCGCCTCGGTGACCCCGCCGACGCGGCCGTCGACGTGCTCGGACCGGCCGCGCTCCGGGTCGAGCGGAACGGCCACGTCCTCCTCGTGGACCTCGCGGGGGGCACGCCGCTGGCCGTCCCGGACGGGGCCGAGCTGCTCCTGACGACGGAGGACCGAGACCACGCCCCCGATCCGCAGCCCCCGCAGCCGGCCGGCCCCTGGCTCACGTTCACCCGCCCCGGCGCCCTCGTCGCTCGCCTGCCCTCCTGA
- the malQ gene encoding 4-alpha-glucanotransferase produces MSAAPVPRSSGLLLHVTSLPSRYGIGDLGDGADRFVRFLAQAGQRVWQVLPLVPTGLGDSPYASPSTFALNPLLVSPDRLVADGLLTADDLEDVPAFPEDQVDFAAVASFKDALIAAVFDRFRADEAHRLRPAFDAFVAREVAWLDDYALFVALKDVSDGAAWADWPAPLARRDPDALAAARHDHAEAVDRVRFVQFVLDRQWAAVRARCREAGVEVLGDLPIYVALDSADVWADRDLFDLDADGRPTAVAGVPPDYFSETGQLWGNPLYRWDRMRERDYAWWRRRLRRTLDLVDRVRLDHFRGFEAYWSVPASEETAVDGRWVDGPRDALFEALADEVGRPLPIVAEDLGLITDEVRELMARFDLPGMAVLQFAFGGDPDNPYLPHHHRRHLVAYTGTHDNDTTAGWWASASPDEREFAGRYLGLDVSTEEVHRAALRSAWASVADLAVAPMQDVLGLGSEARMNTPGEGAGNWGWRMTDAQLAEAPSRWLRSLTATYGRLPKDR; encoded by the coding sequence GTGTCTGCTGCCCCCGTCCCCCGGTCGAGCGGCCTCCTCCTCCACGTCACCTCGCTCCCATCGCGCTACGGGATCGGCGACCTCGGCGACGGCGCCGACCGGTTCGTCCGGTTCCTCGCCCAGGCCGGCCAGCGCGTCTGGCAGGTGCTCCCCCTCGTCCCGACCGGGCTGGGCGACTCGCCGTACGCGAGCCCGTCGACCTTCGCGCTCAACCCCCTGCTCGTCAGCCCCGACCGCCTCGTCGCGGATGGGCTCCTGACCGCAGACGACCTGGAGGACGTCCCCGCCTTCCCCGAGGACCAGGTCGACTTCGCGGCCGTCGCCTCGTTCAAGGACGCCCTGATCGCGGCGGTCTTCGACCGGTTCCGCGCCGACGAGGCGCACCGGCTCCGCCCGGCCTTCGACGCGTTCGTCGCGCGCGAGGTGGCGTGGCTCGACGACTACGCCCTGTTCGTCGCGCTCAAGGACGTGTCCGACGGCGCGGCCTGGGCGGACTGGCCCGCGCCCCTCGCCCGCCGGGACCCCGATGCGCTCGCCGCCGCCCGCCACGACCACGCCGAGGCCGTCGACCGCGTCCGGTTCGTGCAGTTCGTCCTCGACCGCCAGTGGGCCGCGGTCCGCGCGCGGTGCCGGGAGGCTGGCGTCGAGGTCCTCGGCGACCTCCCCATCTACGTCGCCCTCGACAGCGCCGACGTCTGGGCCGACCGCGACCTGTTCGACCTCGACGCGGACGGGCGGCCGACGGCCGTCGCGGGCGTCCCGCCGGACTACTTCTCGGAGACGGGCCAGCTCTGGGGCAACCCGCTCTACCGCTGGGACCGGATGCGCGAGCGGGACTACGCCTGGTGGCGCCGCCGCCTCCGCCGCACGCTCGACCTCGTCGACCGCGTCCGGCTCGACCATTTCCGCGGGTTCGAGGCCTACTGGTCCGTGCCCGCCAGCGAGGAGACGGCCGTCGACGGCCGCTGGGTCGACGGCCCGCGCGACGCCCTGTTCGAGGCGCTGGCCGACGAGGTCGGGCGCCCGCTTCCCATCGTGGCCGAGGACCTCGGGCTGATCACCGACGAGGTCCGCGAGCTCATGGCCCGGTTCGACCTGCCGGGCATGGCCGTGCTCCAGTTCGCCTTCGGCGGCGACCCCGACAACCCGTACCTCCCGCACCATCACCGGCGCCACCTCGTCGCCTACACGGGCACGCACGACAACGACACGACGGCCGGCTGGTGGGCCTCCGCGTCTCCCGACGAACGCGAGTTCGCCGGCCGCTACCTCGGCCTCGACGTCTCGACGGAAGAGGTCCACCGCGCGGCCCTCCGGTCGGCGTGGGCGTCCGTCGCCGACCTCGCCGTGGCCCCGATGCAGGACGTGCTCGGGCTGGGCTCGGAGGCCCGGATGAACACGCCGGGCGAGGGCGCCGGCAACTGGGGCTGGCGGATGACCGATGCCCAACTGGCGGAGGCGCCCTCACGCTGGCTCCGGTCCCTGACCGCGACCTACGGGCGCCTCCCAAAAGACAGGTGA
- a CDS encoding hydroxyacid-oxoacid transhydrogenase: MADRETVFTIEATLVTFGPGAVDDVGYEVARLGLHRVLVVADPALEATGALGRVLDRLTEAGVAHSVYDQIRVEPTVASMQAAADHAKGLDVDGIVALGGGSTIDHAKVANLLATHGGEILDYVNPPIGGGRTPPGPLMPLVAIPTTAGSGSEATTVAVLDIPDLQVKTGISHRTMRPAQAIVDPELSATAPASVIASAGLDVVCHAVESFLSVPYTERARPATPADRPPYQGSNPVADVWSARAIGFGGEFLRRAVAGGVEARGWMMLAATMAGVGFGSAGVHIPHACAYPIAGMRHEVQFEGYPSAFVPHGFSVIVTAPAAFRFTYDALPEKHHEAAHLLTGAPAEGPDALPDALLALMRDAGAPLDLETLGYTEADIPDLVAGAEKQQRLLVLAPKAPSAGDLADLFRQSMRRA; the protein is encoded by the coding sequence ATGGCCGATCGCGAGACCGTCTTCACCATCGAGGCCACGCTCGTCACGTTCGGCCCCGGCGCCGTCGACGACGTGGGGTACGAAGTCGCGCGGCTCGGCCTCCACCGCGTCCTCGTCGTCGCCGACCCGGCGCTGGAGGCCACCGGCGCCCTCGGCCGTGTGCTCGACCGACTGACCGAGGCGGGCGTGGCGCACTCCGTCTACGATCAGATCCGCGTCGAGCCGACGGTGGCCTCGATGCAGGCCGCGGCCGACCACGCCAAGGGCCTGGATGTCGACGGGATCGTCGCGCTCGGCGGCGGCTCGACGATCGACCACGCGAAGGTGGCGAACCTCCTCGCCACGCACGGCGGCGAGATCCTCGACTACGTCAACCCGCCCATCGGCGGCGGCCGGACACCGCCCGGCCCACTGATGCCGCTCGTCGCCATCCCCACGACGGCCGGGAGCGGCTCCGAGGCCACGACGGTCGCGGTGCTCGATATCCCGGACCTCCAGGTCAAGACCGGCATCTCGCACCGGACGATGCGCCCCGCGCAGGCCATCGTCGACCCCGAGCTCTCGGCGACCGCGCCCGCCTCGGTGATCGCGTCGGCCGGGCTCGACGTGGTGTGCCACGCCGTCGAGTCGTTCCTGAGCGTGCCCTACACCGAGCGCGCCCGCCCCGCGACGCCCGCTGATCGGCCGCCGTACCAGGGCTCGAATCCCGTCGCCGACGTGTGGAGCGCGCGGGCCATCGGGTTCGGGGGGGAGTTCCTGCGTCGGGCCGTCGCCGGCGGCGTCGAGGCGCGCGGGTGGATGATGCTGGCGGCGACGATGGCCGGCGTCGGGTTCGGCTCGGCCGGCGTCCACATTCCGCACGCCTGCGCGTACCCGATCGCGGGGATGAGACACGAGGTCCAGTTCGAGGGCTACCCGAGTGCGTTCGTGCCCCACGGCTTCTCCGTGATTGTGACCGCGCCGGCCGCGTTCAGGTTCACCTACGACGCGCTCCCCGAGAAGCACCACGAGGCGGCCCACCTCCTTACGGGCGCGCCCGCCGAGGGCCCCGACGCGCTCCCCGACGCCCTGCTGGCGCTGATGCGTGACGCCGGCGCGCCGCTCGACCTCGAGACGCTCGGCTACACCGAGGCGGACATCCCCGACCTCGTGGCCGGCGCCGAGAAGCAGCAGCGGCTCCTCGTCCTCGCCCCGAAGGCGCCGAGCGCCGGCGACCTCGCGGACCTCTTCCGTCAGTCGATGCGCCGAGCCTGA
- a CDS encoding acyl-CoA thioesterase, whose amino-acid sequence MAASRPSPPDRSAYRAFVPITTRWHDNDVYGHVNNVVYYSFFDTAVNRWLIDAGLLDVETAETIGLVVRTECDYFAPVAFPQSVEAGVAVERLGTSSVTYRVGIFADSDDAARAAGRFTHVYVGRQSRRPAPLPDAWRTALDELLVS is encoded by the coding sequence TTGGCCGCCTCCCGCCCGTCCCCGCCCGACCGCTCGGCCTACCGCGCCTTCGTGCCCATCACGACGCGCTGGCACGACAACGACGTCTATGGCCACGTCAACAACGTGGTGTACTACTCCTTCTTCGACACGGCCGTCAACCGCTGGCTCATCGACGCCGGGCTGCTCGACGTCGAGACGGCCGAGACCATCGGGCTGGTGGTGCGGACCGAGTGCGACTACTTCGCGCCGGTCGCCTTCCCCCAATCAGTCGAGGCCGGGGTCGCCGTCGAGCGCCTCGGCACGTCGAGCGTGACCTACCGCGTCGGCATCTTCGCCGACAGCGACGACGCGGCCCGCGCCGCCGGCCGATTTACGCACGTCTACGTCGGCCGCCAATCACGCCGCCCGGCGCCCCTCCCCGACGCCTGGCGGACCGCACTCGACGAACTCCTCGTCTCCTGA
- a CDS encoding MaoC family dehydratase, translating to MPSLLDSLQDRAGDELGVSSWVTIDQDRIDAFAACTGDRQWIHVDRERAARESPFGRTIAHGYLTLSLLPMMNEEIGIVPEGVASALNYGSDKVRFLAPVPSGSRVRARTELVAALEKRPGQILLTLRSTVEIEGEETPALVADTLALLLTDA from the coding sequence ATGCCCTCTCTCCTCGACTCCCTCCAGGACCGCGCCGGCGACGAGCTCGGCGTCTCGTCGTGGGTCACGATCGATCAGGACCGGATCGACGCCTTCGCCGCCTGCACCGGCGACCGCCAGTGGATCCACGTCGACCGCGAGCGGGCCGCCCGCGAGAGCCCGTTCGGGAGGACCATCGCCCACGGCTACCTCACGCTCTCGCTCCTCCCGATGATGAACGAGGAGATCGGGATCGTGCCGGAGGGCGTCGCCTCGGCGCTGAACTACGGGTCCGACAAGGTCCGTTTTCTGGCGCCCGTCCCGAGCGGGTCCCGTGTCCGCGCCCGCACCGAGTTGGTCGCGGCCCTCGAAAAGCGGCCGGGGCAGATCCTCCTCACGCTCCGCAGCACGGTCGAGATCGAGGGCGAGGAGACGCCCGCCCTCGTCGCCGACACGCTCGCGCTCCTTCTCACCGACGCCTAG